DNA sequence from the Pseudoglutamicibacter cumminsii genome:
GTGAGCGGGGTTGTTCAGGCTTTTCTGATTGGGCCGCGTGTGCGCAGCATGGGCTGGATGCTGCGGGAGAACGATTTCACGTATCGCGTGGGGATCATTCTCCGCCGGGTTGTGGTGGTGCCCTATGGCCGGCTTCAGTATGTTGATTTGACGTCGGGGCCGTTGATGCGTCGGTATGGCTTGTGTGAGGTGTCGTTTAAGACGGCCGCGGCGGAGAGCTCGCCCGATATCCCTGGCTTGACTCAAGCGGATGGCGAGCGTTTGCGTGATGAGCTCGCGGCGCGAGGTGAGCAGAAGCTCGCCGGGATTTAGGGGGCGTTGTGTCTAGCGTTCCTGAAGAAGTTGAGTGGAAGCGGGTCCACAAGGCGACGCCGCTGGTGCGCGGTTGGGTTATTGTCGCGCTGGTGGCGTTCAATTTTGTGCGCAGCTGGGTTGAGTCGTTTGTGAGTGGTGGCTCGTCCGGCGTCGACGGCGAGGGTAAGGGCCAAGGCAAGGGGGAGGGTTCTTCAGGGTCGTTTGATTTTGCCTCTGAAGACCTGCTGATCCTGGGGGTGTCGCTTGTCGTTGCGGTTGGCATGGTCGTGTATTCGTGGTTCATGTGGCGGGCCATGGGGTATCGGATCACGGAGAACCGCGTTGAGGTGCGGCAGGGTGTCTTCATGAAGAACGTGCGTCACGCCCGCATCGACCGGATCCAGAGCGTTGATATCAATCGGCCTATTTTGGCGCGTATCTTCGGCCTTGCTGAGCTCGAGTTCCATGTCGCCGATGCGCAAGAGGCCGCCG
Encoded proteins:
- a CDS encoding PH domain-containing protein gives rise to the protein MQHDDAVHAAEEPRVADTAQPGGQEPAQPQPWVADHEWIPVDPRLAKVQHLANFFSTVAWAAGGCVPWLLTHFDVWAAPTWLVWAGWILAAYSLVSGVVQAFLIGPRVRSMGWMLRENDFTYRVGIILRRVVVVPYGRLQYVDLTSGPLMRRYGLCEVSFKTAAAESSPDIPGLTQADGERLRDELAARGEQKLAGI